A single Phragmites australis chromosome 4, lpPhrAust1.1, whole genome shotgun sequence DNA region contains:
- the LOC133915779 gene encoding multiple C2 domain and transmembrane region protein 14-like, with translation MLCHPLLPRAGTAAGQASVPAPPPAHVARTTVRRGPRTHLPRPLPPFKPATAVSASLQSRQSLSLSLQRSYSLSRHPRAHIPWKLPTLEWPFQLPGSTAMVAEGARRRVVVEVCNARNLMPKDGQGTACAYAVVDFDGQRRRTSTRPRDLNPQWGERLEFLVHDPDAMASETLELNLYNDKKAAATTGSGRRGGTFLGKVKVTGVSFAKEGEEALVYYPLEKRSVFSQIKGEIGLKIWFVDEPPPPQPAPPAAEEKGADAAATDKKGAATEGKEGKAPAAAAAPADEKKPEAPPAEEKNAVEAKTEEKKPEAADKKEDKGGKKKSSEKGKKDGGEKPKEEGKAKEDKKDAAAPPPSPSKLAPPPSPSKKELVVAGVAGDLEIRPQSAAEKSMAASGASASYDLVDRVPYLFVRLLKAKRHGGGDNQPLYAQLSIGTHAVRTRAATIAGEWDLVFAFHKDGLTDTSLEVTVHEEAKKPAAEAEPAPPDANLGSVSFDLQEVPKRSPLDSALAPQWYTLEGHSEDSEAACDVMLAVWVGTQVDEAFQEAWQSDSGGYLVHTRSKAYLSPKLWYLRLSVIQAQDLRLPSPPDANAKQFGPAFPELYVKAQLGAQVFKTGRVPLGSAASGTSNPSWNEDLLFVAAEPFDPFLTVVVEDVFSGQPVGQARVPLSTVHRRADDRVEPPSRWLNLCGDEARPYAGRVHVRVCLEGGYHVLDEAANVASDVRAASKHLSKPPVGMLEVGVRGATNLVPMKIAKDSASGSTDAYVVLKYGPKWARTRTILDQFNPRWNEQYAWDVFDPCTVLTIAVFDNVRYKTADAGGDPAKLPKDSRIGKLRIRLSTLDTNRVYVNTFALTAVHPVGVRKMGELELAIRFTCSSWLTLMQAYGSPLLPRMHYVKPLSPAQQDVLRHTAMRMVSGRLARSEPPLGPEVVQYLLDTDTHSWSMRRSKANWFRVVGCLSHVATAVMWAHRVRTWAHPPTAVLVHALLVAVVLCPEMILPTVCMYLFLSLLWRYRARPREPTGMDPRLSHVDSASPDELDEEFDGLPSGRPADIVRIRYDRLRAVAGRAQTLLGDVAAQGERIEALLSWRDPRATGVFTVVCLLAALVLYAVPFKVLLLGMGFYYLRHPRFRGDMPSAGFNFFRRLPSLSDRVL, from the coding sequence ATGCTATGCCACCCCCTTCTGCCGCGCGCAGGCACCGCTGCCGGACAAGCCTCCGTGCCCGCACCGCCTCCCGCCCACGTGGCGCGCACCACGGTCCGACGTGGCCCCCGGACCCACCTCCCTCGCCCGTTGCCTCCTTTTAAACCCGCCACCGCCGTCTCCGCCTCTCTCCAGTCCAgacagtctctctctctctctctccaacggTCATATTCTCTCTCAAGACACCCGCGCGCGCACATCCCGTGGAAGCTTCCAACGCTCGAGTGGCCTTTCCAACTTCCTGGCAGCACCGCGATGGTGGCGGagggggcgcggcggcgggtggtggtggaggtgtgcAACGCGCGGAACCTGATGCCCAAGGACGGGCAGGGCACGGCGTGCGCCTACGCTGTCGTCGACTTCGACGGCCAGCGCCGCCGCACCTCCACGCGCCCGCGGGACCTCAACCCGCAGTGGGGGGAGCGCCTCGAGTTCCTCGTCCACGACCCGGACGCCATGGCCTCCGAGACGCTCGAGCTCAATCTCTACAACGACAAgaaggccgccgccaccacgGGGAGCGGGCGCCGCGGGGGGACATTCCTCGGCAAGGTCAAGGTGACCGGGGTGTCGTTCGCGAAGGAGGGCGAGGAAGCGCTCGTGTACTACCCACTCGAGAAGCGGAGCGTGTTCTCGCAAATCAAGGGTGAGATCGGGCTCAAGATCTGGTTCGTCgacgagccgccgccgccacagccCGCGCCACCCGCGGCGGAGGAGAAGGGCGCCGACGCGGCTGCCACGGACAAGAAGGGGGCGGCGACCGAGGGGAAAGAGGGGAAGGCgccagctgctgctgccgcgcCGGCTGACGAGAAGAAGCCGGAGGCACCGCCAGCCGAGGAGAAGAATGCAGTGGAGGCCAAAACAGAGGAGAAGAAACcagaggcggcggacaagaagGAGGACAAGGGTGGCAAGAAGAAGTCGTCGGAGAAGGGAAAGAAGGACGGCGGCGAGAAGCCCAAGGAGGAAGGCAAAGCAAAGGAGGACAAGAAGGACGcagccgcgccgccgccctctcCGTCCAAGCTGGCGCCGCCGCCCTCACCGTCCAAGAAGGAGCTGGTGGTCGCCGGAGTCGCGGGCGATCTGGAGATCCGCCCCCAGAGCGCCGCCGAGAAGAGCATGGCCGCGTCGGGCGCCAGCGCGTCGTACGACCTGGTGGATCGCGTGCCGTACCTGTTCGTCCGGCTACTCAAGGCCAagcgccacggcggcggcgacaaccAGCCGCTGTACGCGCAGCTGTCCATCGGCACCCACGCCGTGCGCACGCGCGCCGCCACTATCGCCGGCGAGTGGGACCTGGTGTTCGCCTTCCACAAGGACGGCCTCACCGACACCTCGCTGGAGGTTACCGTCCACGAAGAGGCCAAGAAGCCAGCCGCGGAGGCGGAGCCCGCTCCGCCGGACGCCAACCTCGGTTCTGTCTCCTTCGACCTCCAGGAGGTCCCGAAGCGGTCACCGCTGGACAGCGCGCTCGCGCCGCAGTGGTACACCCTCGAGGGCCACTCCGAGGACAGCGAGGCGGCCTGCGACGTCATGCTTGCCGTATGGGTCGGCACGCAGGTTGACGAGGCGTTCCAGGAAGCGTGGCAGTCCGACTCCGGTGGCTACCTGGTGCACACTCGCTCCAAGGCCTATCTATCCCCCAAGCTCTGGTACCTCCGCCTGAGCGTCATCCAAGCGCAGGACCTGCGTTTGCCGTCTCCGCCGGACGCCAATGCGAAGCAGTTTGGCCCCGCCTTCCCGGAGCTGTACGTCAAGGCGCAGCTCGGCGCCCAGGTATTCAAGACGGGCCGAGTCCCGCTCGGCAGCGCGGCGTCCGGGACGTCCAATCCGAGCTGGAACGAGGACTTGCTCTTCGTCGCCGCTGAACCGTTCGACCCATTCTTGACCGTCGTCGTGGAGGACGTCTTCTCCGGGCAACCGGTGGGCCAGGCGCGTGTGCCCCTGTCCACGGTGCACCGACGGGCGGACGACCGGGTCGAGCCGCCATCGCGGTGGCTGAACCTGTGCGGCGACGAGGCCCGGCCGTACGCCGGGCGGGTGCACGTTCGCGTGTGCCTGGAGGGCGGGTACCACGTGCTGGACGAGGCGGCAAACGTGGCCAGCGACGTGCGTGCGGCGTCGAAGCATCTGTCGAAGCCGCCGGTCGGTATGCTCGAGGTCGGCGTCCGCGGCGCCACCAACCTGGTTCCGATGAAGATCGCCAAGGACAGCGCGAGCGGCTCGACGGACGCGTACGTCGTGCTCAAGTACGGTCCCAAGTGGGCGCGCACGCGCACTATCCTGGACCAGTTCAACCCGCGGTGGAACGAGCAGTACGCGTGGGACGTGTTCGACCCCTGCACCGTGCTCACCATCGCCGTCTTCGACAACGTCCGGTACAAGACCGCCGACGCCGGCGGCGACCCCGCGAAGCTACCCAAGGACTCCCGCATCGGGAAGCTCCGCATCCGCCTCTCCACGCTCGACACAAACCGGGTGTACGTCAACACCTTCGCGCTCACGGCCGTGCACCCCGTCGGCGTGCGCAAGATGGGCGAGCTGGAGCTGGCCATCCGGTTCACCTGCTCGTCGTGGCTGACGCTGATGCAGGCCTACGGCAGCCCGCTGCTGCCGCGGATGCACTACGTGAAGCCACTCAGCCCCGCGCAGCAGGACGTGCTGCGGCACACGGCGATGCGCATGGTGTCCGGGCGGCTGGCGCGGTCGGAGCCGCCGCTGGGGCCGGAGGTGGTGCAGTACCTACTCGACACGGACACGCACTCGTGGAGCATGCGCCGGAGCAAGGCCAACTGGTTCCGCGTGGTCGGCTGCCTGTCGCACGTCGCCACGGCGGTGATGTGGGCGCACCGGGTGCGCACCTGGGCGCACCCACCGACCGCCGTGCTTGTGCACGCGCTGCTCGTCGCCGTCGTTCTCTGCCCGGAGATGATCCTGCCCACCGTCTGCATGTACCTCTTCCTGTCCCTGCTCTGGCGCTACCGCGCGCGGCCTCGCGAGCCGACAGGCATGGACCCGCGGCTCTCCCACGTGGATAGCGCCAGTCCCGACGAGCTCGACGAGGAGTTCGACGGTCTCCCCTCGGGGCGCCCAGCCGACATTGTCCGAATACGGTACGACCGGCTGCGCGCCGTGGCCGGGCGGGCGCAGACTCTGCTCGGCGACGTCGCTGCGCAGGGCGAGCGCATCGAGGCGCTTCTGTCGTGGCGCGACCCGCGCGCGACGGGGGTGTTCACGGTGGTGTGCCTGCTGGCGGCGCTGGTGCTGTACGCCGTGCCGTTCAAGGTGCTGCTGCTGGGGATGGGGTTCTACTACCTCCGGCACCCGAGGTTCCGCGGCGACATGCCGTCCGCCGGCTTCAACTTCTTCCGCCGCCTGCCGTCGCTCTCCGACCGCGTTCTCTAG